The Brachionichthys hirsutus isolate HB-005 chromosome 17, CSIRO-AGI_Bhir_v1, whole genome shotgun sequence genome segment TCTGAACTAGCTGATTTCAACACAGGCATGCGTGGCAAAGACGGCAGAGACAAAGCCTGTTTCTGACTGTGGGGAAGTCTTTCGGACCTCACTGCTTTGCCATCAACTGCTATAATTACCATCTATATACAGTATGTGGAAAATCCAACTTTCAAAAAGAGAAAGGATGTAAAAATAGGAACTATTGTTCTGTTATTGGGGCAAGACGGACATGTTAGGGGGTTACACGAAGGGAGATCGGTATGTGACTGTGGGAGCGTGCGATTAAAACTTGAATACCCAGTtgggtaaaaaatatatatattctgttgtCTTCGTTTCTATTAAGAGCAGAATATAATGTGCGAGATCTTGTCACGTGACGGGAATGCGTGTCAAAAGTATTTCTGCGTGGTTTAGTCGTTGATGAAAACCCACACCGGAAACGAGACAACGGAAACGCATTAACGCAGCGCTGAGGATGCGTTTCACTTTACGGCAGTTTTCAGCGGTGGGAGTGGGATGTGTAttcttgatttattatttttattctcattccGCCTGTCGACCTTCGGATTTCACGACGGGGGGTCGAGTGGGCGGATCTATCTTGCAGGCTGCCGATTGGCTGCGCTCCGTGTCCCGACTTCCTTTTTTTGCACTCTTTGGCCTACAACCTGCTGACAACGAGCAAGAACGTAGTACTACCTACATTGATTAACATACGCATACACGCACGCTCCGTGACGAGGTCGTGCGCGATGCTGCTGAAGCACAAAGTCCATGGAAGAGTCTGTTATCTTCATATTTGAAGAGTAACGAGGCTATCCGTCCTGCGAAAAGCTAATGCCATTTCTACCCTGCAGCTGAGGACGCCTCCAGAGCGGGTGGGCGAACGTGGACCTGGGGGAGAGAAACCATGAGCGAGAAGCGGGTGTCACGGTGGTATTTCGGTGGGCTTGCGTCGTGCGGAGCCGCCTGCTGCACGCACCCCCTGGATCTGTTAAAGGTGAGCGTTTCCACCAGCCCCCAGCCTGTCGCCGTGCACACGATCTGCCCTCACTAACTCTGTTTTACACCGGCCATATTTGTGGTATTCTCTTTTATTCGCCTAAAAGTGTGTCTCAAGGTTGCTGTAACATTGCACAAGGGACAGTTAGTCCAGCCGGCACTTTCGTTTTTAATGAACAACAGGGAAGTCAATTGCAAAGGGAATATAATATATCCGCTCAGAAGCAGCCTGACCTGActacatgtgtgtttgtctgtgtttgtacattatatTTCTACTTTAGTTTGAAAATCCTGACCCACTTCTCTTCTTCTACTCTTGTGCTTGCTGTGAAAATGGCTGCCCATGATCCCAGTGAGAAAGATGTGCTCTTGTCATGTGGTGTGTAATTTTGTGCTCAAGGTCGGTaattaaactaaactaaatgtaactactccttaacatgctgttaaataactatttattacttaagttacaaacattacttATGCAATTGCATActtgtaaaaatatatgaataGCTTATAGCATGTCTGCTAGCAAGATGACGTAAGAAGTTCTCAATGACATTTTCATGACATTtggggaatgttaccaggaacagatgatttaaTTTTGGTGCCGATCAAGAAGAGAGCCTGGATTATGGATCCCTTTTccttaacattgcagttaatggagcttcaaaatgtgttcctcagtatatcggttgattattgaccgatgtttatgtaatttgacagtcatgtagggtgtggGGGGTTCTATCTCatcactgaatttcatctggatctgatccagaatgaggaaaTGTTTCTCTATTTTAgaattgaaaactcaatttacgtattcaattttacttttcatggttggtgtataaagataccaagaacaatttctaatcttttgatgatgatccagatcaccgtgtggacggtgtaaatcctattacgagggggatgagctgcttggctgagagcttttctagttacttTTTAGTTACATTTTCGTTTACCCACCAAAATGTTCGCACACATGCCAACCAGACGTGACGCGTAGCGTCACGATTGGTctaagtcatgtgggcgtgttttacggGAAGGTCAGTTCTTATTAATGACCTAATATTTTCTTCATTTAGATGCCATGATGCTTAACTTTATATTGAAAGTGCTCATAGCGAATACTCAACTGTCTTTCCAGGTGCACCTGCAGACTcagcaggaggtgaagaagaggatgatggGGATGGCTGTCCATGTCGTGAGGAGCAATGGGCTTCTGGCTCTTTACAATGgcctctctgcctccctttgTAGACAGGTGTGAGTGTATGCGTGCACGCTATTTTTGCTCATGTATGTGTGTTATTTTCCCATTCATATATATACTATTTAACAAATATAGATGGTAGCAGTGAAGAGATGCATTAAACAAACATGCAAAATCCGATAACGGATAAAACTGAAACTATTAATGCTTCAAAAGGAAGAACTAAGAACAGACAGACGTAAGACCCAACAATACCTACACAAATAACGAGGGCAGCAGCTATATCCGTAGGATCGGATGAGTAAGACCAcgtctcctctgtcctcttccCTTTCTCGTCTCCTTTCAGATGTCCTATTCCCTCACCAGATTTGCCATCTATGAGACGGTGAGAGACTTGATGGGCAGCACCAGCAAGGCTCCCATGCCGTTCTACCAGAAGGTTCTGCTAGGAGCCTTTGGAGGTATGGACTCTTTCCCTTTTGTATACATGTACACATACATTCAGGATTACTCGTAGAGGATTGATCAAAAAACATTTCTCTACAAACAGGTTGCACTGGGGGGTTTGTTGGCACACCGGCAGACATGGTGAAtgtcaggtaaaaaaaaaaaaaaacacattcgaCATCAGCTTCAATATTCAGCTGAGGCACAGCAAACTGGATTCAAAAAAAGATCTGTTTTGCCTCTAGAATGCAGAATGACATGAAACTACCTCCAGAACTCAGGAGAAAGTAAGTGTTGATAACGTAACCAGCttaaaatattttgctttcttCCAGTTTAATTCcgaatgtttcttttttatttcagctACAAACATGCCTTTGATGGGCTGTTCAGGGTCTTCAGAGAAGGTGAAGCCAACAATATGATTTCTGAAAGGTAATGCAAGTCGCACGGTGGCATCATGTCTGAGCGCTGATCTTCTGTCCCTCAGAGGGTGTGAGAAGACTGTTCTCAGGGGCCACCATGGCGTCCAGCAGAGGAGCGGTAGTTACTGTGGGACAGGTATGCTACAGTACAATGAGGGTTTTATTACCTTATTTTTGGCTTCACAGGTATAATATTTGTAACTGCAAAAACCTGGATGGTTTCATtttgcagtttttgggttggtaatgacccgaaaccactaaaatgagtgtagaaacatgaaaaaattattattatttttttcataatatgtcccctttaatgtattttatccgattaatcaaattaattataATTGATAGATACCTGCATCCCCCACAACTCCCTACTCTCAATCGAGATCACTTTCATCTGTTAACCTGTCTATCACCACTGCAAACATGAAATGGCTCAGAGCTACAGTGCATCTGAGACGTCCCTAATACATGCTCTGTACAACTCGCACATACTTTTGGACTTCGTCATACAATACTCTCAGCACCCTATCAGATgttttctccaaatccacaaaaatgCAGTGCACCTTCTTCTGGCTTTATTTGTAGTTCACCATTAGCATTctcaaatcaaaaatatttaaaatgtttgtgaaaACAAGAATCAGATGTTCTCAACATACCACTAGGGGGAACCAGATATTGTTCTTAAATTCAGCACAGTGAGCGCTCCGGTCGTGGACGACCAAATGCAAAAAAAGGTAATTCCAGCTTCCAAAGGCAAAATTGATGTATTTTATGTagtgtgttttatatatattaatatatatactgtatataataatatattataacatATTTATTGTAGTACCTGTATTCCACTGGTGAATCTCATGACTTTTAGTAGAATAGATGGAACCATCATGTAGCAAAGAGAACCTAAACATTCTCAGAGATTCTTGTTTGTTTCGCactaaaatgtcacatttttccCCATTTCCCCTAATATTTCCAAATTTAGTTGGCAGG includes the following:
- the slc25a10b gene encoding mitochondrial dicarboxylate carrier: MSEKRVSRWYFGGLASCGAACCTHPLDLLKVHLQTQQEVKKRMMGMAVHVVRSNGLLALYNGLSASLCRQMSYSLTRFAIYETVRDLMGSTSKAPMPFYQKVLLGAFGGCTGGFVGTPADMVNVRMQNDMKLPPELRRNYKHAFDGLFRVFREEGVRRLFSGATMASSRGAVVTVGQLAGYDQAKQLVLGTGIMGDNILTHFLSSLIAGGCATFLCQPLDVLKTRLMSSKGEYTGVTHCLRETAKLGPLAFYKGLIPAGIRLVPHTVLTFIFLEQLKKYFGIHVIS